The following is a genomic window from Coriobacteriaceae bacterium.
TGGGATAGCGACCATGGCATCCGTGGCGTGTGAGGTAACGGTCATAGCGGCGACGACGGGCAAGATGGGGTCCTTTTTGGTTGCGGGTTTAGACAAATGCTCGTACATAGTACATGGTTGGCCGGCGTGGTGACCCTATTGCTCGGTAAACGGTCGGGACTGGTTGGGGGCGTAGGCACCAAACATGTACATCAGCCTCCAAAGATGCCGAAAAATGTCGTTTTTGGAGGGTGATGTACATGTTTGGGATGTTGGGTCGGGATTGAACTTGATGGGGGTGTGGGCTGAAGAGGAGGGATGTCCAAATCTTGAGCTTTGCTCAAAATTTATCCGGTCGGCTTACGCCGACCGCGCTGCGCTAAAAACGCGCCACGGGCGCGTTTTATTTACGCTCCGCGCCCTGGCGGGTTCGAATCCCTCCTCCTGCGCGTTATTGAAATGTGCTCAAAAAGAAAAAAGCCCCATTGCTGGGGCTTATACCATCTAATGGCGGAGGAGGAGGGATTCGAACCCTCGTGACCTTATACAGGCCAAACGGTTTTCGAGACCGCCGCATTCAACCACTCTGCCACCCCTCCGCGTGGGGTAAAAACAAAGCAGGCTCGAAGGCCTGCTTTGGAATTAACTGGCGGAGAGTCAGGGATTTGAACCCTGGAGACGCTTTTGACGCCTACACGATTTCCAATCGTGCTCCTTCGGCCACTCGGACAACTCTCCGTTAAATGCGAAAGTCAGTATACACGAGGAATCGCAAAGTGCAAACAGAAAAGTTGGCATTTTTTAAAACGCTTGGCCGCGCTTGGTGTTGCAACGGAGTTTGAGGTGCCAAAAAACGGCATCCGACCAGCGTGGTTGATCAACTCAATTGTTCAAAAGGGGTATTTATAAGCGATTTGGCAATGAATTTAAAAATCTTTGGGTGGTGCTGTGGGCCACTGGTATGCATTTTGCGACCACAACCATGCGCCCGTTGACCTGCGACTTGGCTCAGCTTGTCCTCACGGCACCGTATCTTGTCCACAGATCCGTCAAGCTTTTGGTCAGCATTTGGTTGGAATGCGCATGAAACGTCGTGCGAGTATGGGCATATGTGGAGGTCATGAGGTTGTAGCTGCATATTCTTGCGGCCTGGGAGGTTGAAAGATATTATTACCAAGTCTTTTCCTGCTTCAGGCGCACCTTCACGACCTGAAGCCACATTTGCCCAGAGGAGGTGACAATATGAAGGCTTATGAACTGCTGTTCTTTGTTGACCCGTCGCTCGACCCCGAGACTCGTCTCGCTGTTATGAAGCGTATCGATACCACGATCGCTGAGGGCGCTGGCAAGGTCGACTCCGTTGACGAGTGGGGCAAGCGCAAGCTCGCCTACGAGATCAACGACCTCACCGATGGTGACTACACCCTCATCAACTTCCACGCAGATCCTACCCAGATCGCCGAGCTTGATCGCGTCCTGCGCATCACCGACGCTGTGGTCCGCCACATGATCGTCCGTCGCGACGACCAGGAGTAAGACTGTCGTTTTGGACTGGGCTTGTGCCCCAAGAGGAAGTAGTGAGTTATGAGCATCAATCGAGTGAACATCACCGGTAACCTCACCCGCGATCCCGAGCTGCGCGCCACCGCCGGCGGAACCCAGGTTCTGTCCTTTGGCGTCGCCGTGAACGATCGTCGCCGCAACGCGCAGACTGGCGAGTGGGAGGACTATCCCAACTTTGTCGACTGCACCATGTTCGGCACCCGCGCCGAGGCCGTGAGCCGTTTCCTGGCAAAGGGAAACAAGGTCGCGATCGAGGGCAAGCTGCGCTACAGCTCTTGGGAGCGCGACGGCCAGCGCCGGAGCAAGCTTGAGGTCATCGTCGATGAGATCGAGTTTATGAGCTCCCGTGGTGGCCAGGGTGGCTACGACCAGGGCGGTTACGCCCCCGCAGCTCCCGCGCCCGCAGCACGTCCTGCCGCACCGGTGGCCACGCCGCCCGCGGTCGACGTCTACGATGAGGACATCCCGTTCTAAGGGTTGTTCACCTATTTTTGAGTGAGAGGCGGCTTCGGTTCGCCGAAGTTGCCAAACGAAAGGTATTTTGACATGGCTAATGATTTTTCTGCACGTCAGCCGCGTCGTAAGTACTGCCAGTTCTGCAAGGAGAACACTGAGTTCATCGACTATAAGGACACTCAGCTTCTCCGTAAGTACATGACCGACCGTGGCAAGATCAAGCCCCGTCGCGTCACTGGCGCTTGCACGCAGCATCAGCATGACATCGCCAACGCCATCAAGCGCGCCCGCGAGATGGCTCTCCTGCCGTACACCGTCCCCGTGGTTTCCTCTCGTGGCAACCGCGACCGCGGCTAAGAAGGGAGACGCATCATGAAGGTTATTCTTCTCGATGAGATCAAGGGCAAGGGCGGCGAGGGTGACGTCGTAGAGGTCGCTCAGGGTTACGCTGAGAACTTCCTGTTCCCCAAGAAGCTCGCTGTTGCCGCCACCAAGGGCAACCTCAAGCAGCTTGACGAGCGTCGCAACAACATCGCCAAGCGCGAGGCCGTCCGTCTGGCTACCGCCAACGAGACCAAGGCTGCCTTCGAGGGCAAGACGGTCACCGTTGACGTCAAGGTCGGCGACGAGGGCATCCTCTTTGGCTCCGTTACCGCCGCTATGATCGCTGACGCCATCAAGGCTCAGCTCGGTATGGACATCGACCGCAAGCGCGTCGAGCTCGGTAAGCCCATCAAGGTTGCCGGTGCCCACACCGTTGCCATCTCGCTGTACCGCGAGATCAAGGCCGAGGTTGTCGTTCTCGTCGGCGTTACCGCCGAGGAGCTCGCTGCCGAGGCTGAGGTCGAGGAGGCCGCTGAGGTCGCCGAGGCCGAGACCGCCGAGGTCGAGACTGAGGCTGCTGCCGAGTAGCATTTGCTGCAACGCAACAATCTTGTTCTAAGAAGGGCGCTCTGGGAAACCAGGGCGCCCTTTTGTTTTTTGCGCTGAGTGAGTGTCATGGTGAACGTTGCGTCGAAGTCCTATATACAGGACCGTTCATCCGTTTGGTTCGGTGATGATTGGCGGCGCGCGGCGCGTTTTGGGACCGTGGCTGATACTATGGATGCTCGCAAGCGATATGAATGAGGATGCTCATGGCATATGACGATAGGGAGACGGGGCTGACGGTCGAGGACCGCGGCTCAAAGTTGGGTCTTCCCCAAAACCAAGATGCAGAGGCCAATGTACTGGCCGCTATGCTGCTATCGCCCGAGGTGGTCGAAGAGGCCCAGGTCGAGCTGCAGCCCGATGATTTCTACCGGCCCATTCATAAGACCATCTACACCGCGATGGTCGATATGTACAACAGCCGCATTCCCATCGACTCCATCTCGCTGATCGATTACCTACGAAGCATCAACAAGCTCGATGCCGTGGGCGGCGAGGCCTACATTTTGGAGCTGATGGGTCAGACTCTGTCGCTCGTGAACTGGCAGCACCATGCCGCCATCGTTCGTCGCGATTCGATGCTGCGCGAGCTGATCGGCGCCACCAACGAGATCAACGCGCTGGCATATAACGCCCCCACCGACACCAAAGAGGTCGTGGAGCTAGCCGAGAGCAAGCTGCTCAAGGTCACGGCACGCGAGGTCAAGTCGAGCTACAAGACGCTGACCGAGTTTATGGTTGAGGCCTATAACGAGGCCGAGGAAGTGTGTCAGGCCGGTGGCCAGGCTGCGGGCGTGCCCACGGGCTTCCCGTCACTCGACCGCATGCTCATGGGCTTCCGCGAGGGCCAGCTCATCATTATCGGCGCCCGCCCTGCTGTGGGTAAGACGTCGTTCGCCCTGAATCTGGCGCTCAACGCTGCCGCTGCCGGTTATACCGTCGGCTTCTTCTCGCTGGAGATGTCGGGCAAAGAAATTGCCCAGCGTCTGATTTGCGCCTACGCCATGATCTCGATCAGTGACTTCCGCATGGGCCGCATTAGCCCCGAGCAGTGGGCCAATATCAACGAGGCCACGCAGACCTTGTCCAAGCTCGATATTCTGATTGACGATACGCCCGGCACCACAGTGACCGAGATTCGCGCCAAGAGCCGCCGCATGCTCCATAACAAGGAGAAGGCAATCATCATCCTGGACTACCTGCAGCTGGTGAGTCCTCCGCCGGGACGCCGCTCCGAGAGCCGTACCGTCGAGGTTTCGGAGATGTCGCGTGGTCTGAAGATCATGGCCAAGGAGCTCAAGATCCCGCTCATCGCGCTGTCGCAGCTCTCGCGTCAGGTCGAATCCCGTACCGGCAAGCGCCCGCAGCTTTCCGACCTTCGTGAATCGGGCTCCATCGAGCAGGACGCCGATATCGTTATGTTCTTGGACCGCTCCGCCGACGAGGCCGAGGCCTCGCGCGACGATCGACCCGACGAGGGCGTTACGCGTATCGTCGTGGCCAAGAACCGTTCGGGCCCGATCGGCGACGTCGATCTGATGTTCCTGCCGGCATCCACCAAGTTCTATGAGCTTGATGGGGCACATGCCGAGGAGTAGGACAGGCGCCCGTTGCACGGGTATACTGGGAATGTTTTGTGCTTCTGCGTGCCGGCGTGGCGCGTAGACAGTCCATGAATGTAAGGAGTAAACATGCCGTCAACCGTTTTGGTCGGTGCCCAGTGGGGCGATGAGGGCAAAGGTAAGATTTGCGACCTGGTCGCCGGCGACTTCGATGCCGTCGTGCGCTACTCGGGAGGCAACAACGCCGGCCACACCATCGTCGTCAACGGCAAGAAGTACGGCCTGCACCAGGTGCCCTCCGGCATCATGTATTCCGACCACGTGTCGGTGATCGGTAACGGCTGCGTCGTCAACCCCAAGGTTGTCCTTGAGGAGATCGACATGTTCGAGGCCGACGGCATCACCACCAAGAATCTCAAGATTAGCGGCAACGCGCATG
Proteins encoded in this region:
- the rpsR gene encoding 30S ribosomal protein S18 is translated as MANDFSARQPRRKYCQFCKENTEFIDYKDTQLLRKYMTDRGKIKPRRVTGACTQHQHDIANAIKRAREMALLPYTVPVVSSRGNRDRG
- the rplI gene encoding 50S ribosomal protein L9; the encoded protein is MKVILLDEIKGKGGEGDVVEVAQGYAENFLFPKKLAVAATKGNLKQLDERRNNIAKREAVRLATANETKAAFEGKTVTVDVKVGDEGILFGSVTAAMIADAIKAQLGMDIDRKRVELGKPIKVAGAHTVAISLYREIKAEVVVLVGVTAEELAAEAEVEEAAEVAEAETAEVETEAAAE
- the dnaB gene encoding replicative DNA helicase; this encodes MAYDDRETGLTVEDRGSKLGLPQNQDAEANVLAAMLLSPEVVEEAQVELQPDDFYRPIHKTIYTAMVDMYNSRIPIDSISLIDYLRSINKLDAVGGEAYILELMGQTLSLVNWQHHAAIVRRDSMLRELIGATNEINALAYNAPTDTKEVVELAESKLLKVTAREVKSSYKTLTEFMVEAYNEAEEVCQAGGQAAGVPTGFPSLDRMLMGFREGQLIIIGARPAVGKTSFALNLALNAAAAGYTVGFFSLEMSGKEIAQRLICAYAMISISDFRMGRISPEQWANINEATQTLSKLDILIDDTPGTTVTEIRAKSRRMLHNKEKAIIILDYLQLVSPPPGRRSESRTVEVSEMSRGLKIMAKELKIPLIALSQLSRQVESRTGKRPQLSDLRESGSIEQDADIVMFLDRSADEAEASRDDRPDEGVTRIVVAKNRSGPIGDVDLMFLPASTKFYELDGAHAEE
- the ssb gene encoding single-stranded DNA-binding protein, coding for MSINRVNITGNLTRDPELRATAGGTQVLSFGVAVNDRRRNAQTGEWEDYPNFVDCTMFGTRAEAVSRFLAKGNKVAIEGKLRYSSWERDGQRRSKLEVIVDEIEFMSSRGGQGGYDQGGYAPAAPAPAARPAAPVATPPAVDVYDEDIPF
- the rpsF gene encoding 30S ribosomal protein S6; protein product: MKAYELLFFVDPSLDPETRLAVMKRIDTTIAEGAGKVDSVDEWGKRKLAYEINDLTDGDYTLINFHADPTQIAELDRVLRITDAVVRHMIVRRDDQE